In Lates calcarifer isolate ASB-BC8 linkage group LG23, TLL_Latcal_v3, whole genome shotgun sequence, a single genomic region encodes these proteins:
- the LOC108884425 gene encoding receptor-type tyrosine-protein phosphatase H isoform X26 — MIKPLSIKITSDHLLLCVFLCLLWGTAYSNTTSTPSATLTATVRNGTADSSTTSSTPSATLTATVRNGTADSSTTSSTPSATLTATGTADYSTTSSTSATLTATGTADYSTTSSTSATLTAPVRKAMGTTEMTSTQSTTLMTPIPTTRSPPPNAENFQWTGQNETSITLQWKKVENILNYTLVFGEKDKNVTATAEDTVIDVVSGLTNAAKYNFTLYTVRDGVRSSGVSLTAVTAPPNAENFQRTTQNETSITLQWKKVENILNYTLVFGEKEKNVTATAEDTVIDVVSGLTSGTENNFTLYTVFGGVRSSGVKLTAVTAPPNAENFQRTTQNETSITLQWRKVRNILDYTLVFGEGEKNVTAKAEDTVIDIVSGLTSGTENNFTLYTVFGGVRSSGVSLTAVTAPSNAENFQRTTQNETSITLQWRKVRNILDYTLVFGEGEKNVTAKAEDTVIDIVSGLTSGTENNFTLYTVFGGVRSSGVKLTAVTAPSNAENFQPTGQNETSITLQWRKVRNILDYTLVFDEGEKNVTAKAEDTVIDIVSGLTSGKEYNFTLYTVFGGVRSSGVNLRAVTAPERVNMVRVTQNDSSITLRWDKVNSISTYVLLYDGNDGPVREDISALPEDITVTHVVSPLTAGKKYYFILTTVFGEVNSTKYTFEAVTVPPKVSSVDVTERSVTSLTLNWENADINWTYLLQINGSTVTFTQDIYPKVSYSVSPLKPGTQYNFSVITVFSGFNSTAYEACTVTTIDCASVPWHVTNSSIHGMVEGLFSNATATYEQTHISPQGSNVSFTGLVPGATYNLFLEYETCSQRFPQCHHTETVRPSSVSAHCDYLGAGYSISVVWIKPNGVWTQVEVNVSGQSHPVPANGEQSIQISGFQPARTYEVTVDTLSGHVRSSAPYVFLCDTDPRGVIAGSVFAVLLFALVCLAVFLVLKRPDLIRKKSFIGGAKLSNPKSKAISVAEFPNHFNQLSADDNRGFSQEYENLVPVGTEQTRKAAVLPENKAKNRFNNVLPYDWCRVRLNTSNPNGTSDYINASYMPGYNSNREYIATQGPLPSTVNDFWRMIWEQRVKGIVMVTNCIEGGRTKCEQYWPGDGKPCHYGELLITTRSEQQETNWTLREFSLKHTETSEKRKVKHFHFTAWPDHGVPQGTKILIQFRELVRWHIEREADGAPTVVHCSAGVGRTGTIIALDVLLQQLVKKRGVGINAFVHKMRLSRPYMVQTESQYVFLHQCIMDSLQPDEKMEENIYENADMIYVNATALRELQTNG; from the exons ATGATCAAGCCTTTGTCTATCAAAATTACCTCAGACCacttgctgctgtgtgtcttcCTGTGTCTTCTCTgg GGTACGGCTTACTCCAACACAACATCAACACCAAGTGCAACGCTGACAGCAACCGTAAGAAAt GGTACTGCTGACTCCAGTACAACATCATCAACACCAAGTGCAACGCTGACAGCAACTGTAAGAAAt ggTACCGCTGACTCCAGTACAACATCATCAACACCAAGTGCAACGCTGACAGCAACC GGTACCGCTGACTACAGtacaacatcatcaacaagtGCAACGCTGACAGCAACC ggTACTGCTGACTACAGtacaacatcatcaacaagtGCAACGCTGACAGCACCTGTGAGAAAAGCAATGGGAACGACAGAAATGACAAGCACACAGTCAACCACTCTAATGACACCCATTCCAACAACAAGATCAC CTCCTCCTAATGCAGAGAACTTTCAATGGACTGGACAAAATGAGACCAGTATAactctgcagtggaaaaaagtggaaaacatCCTCAACTATACCCTTGTGTTTGGTGAAAAGGATAAAAACGTCACTGCAACAGCAGAGGATACAGTGATAGACGTAGTCTCAGGACTTACAAATGCAGCAAAATACAACTTCACTCTCTACACTGTGCGTGACGGTGTCAGAAGCAGTGGAGTAAGCCTCACTGCAGTCACTG CTCCTCCTAATGCAGAGAACTTTCAACGGACTACACAAAATGAGACCAGTATAactctgcagtggaaaaaagtggaaaacatCCTCAACTATACCCTTGTGTTTggtgaaaaggagaaaaacgtCACTGCAACAGCAGAGGATACAGTGATAGACGTAGTCTCAGGACTTACAAGTGGGACAGAAAACAACTTCACTCTCTACACTGTGTTTGGTGGTGTCAGAAGCAGTGGAGTAAAGCTCACTGCAGTCACTG CTCCTCCTAATGCAGAGAACTTTCAACGGACTACACAAAATGAGACCAGTATAACTCTGCAGTGGAGAAAAGTGAGGAACATCCTCGACTATACACTTGTGTTCGGTGAAGGGGAGAAAAACGTCACTGCAAAAGCAGAGGATACAGTGATAGACATAGTCTCAGGACTTACAAGTGGGACAGAAAACAACTTCACTCTCTACACTGTGTTTGGTGGTGTCAGAAGCAGTGGAGTAAGCCTCACTGCAGTCACTG CTCCTTCTAATGCAGAGAACTTTCAACGGACTACACAAAATGAGACCAGTATAACTCTGCAGTGGAGAAAAGTGAGGAACATCCTCGACTATACACTTGTGTTCGGTGAAGGGGAGAAAAACGTCACTGCAAAAGCAGAGGATACAGTGATAGACATAGTCTCAGGACTTACAAGTGGGACAGAAAACAACTTCACTCTCTACACTGTGTTTGGTGGTGTCAGAAGCAGTGGAGTAAAGCTCACTGCAGTCACTG CTCCTTCTAATGCAGAGAACTTTCAACCGACTGGACAAAATGAGACCAGTATAACTCTGCAGTGGAGAAAAGTGAGGAACATCCTCGACTATACCCTTGTGTTCGATGAAGGGGAGAAAAACGTCACTGCAAAAGCAGAGGATACAGTGATAGACATAGTCTCAGGACTCACAAGTGGGAAAGAATACAACTTCACTCTCTACACTGTGTTTGGTGGTGTCAGAAGCAGTGGAGTAAACCTCAGGGCAGTCACTG CTCCTGAGAGGGTTAACATGGTGAGagtgacacaaaatgacagCAGTATAACTCTGAGGTGGGACAAGGTTAACAGCATCTCAACATATGTCCTACTATATGATGGCAATGATGGTCCGGTACGGGAGGATATCAGCGCGCTTCCTGAAGACATAACTGTTACACATGTCGTCTCTCCGCTTACTGCTGGAAAAAAATACTATTTCATTCTCACCACTGTGTTTGGGGAAGTCAACAGCACTAAATACACATTTGAAGCTGTGACAG TTCCACCAAAGGTGTCTTCGGTTGATGTGACTGAACGCTCTGTGACCAGTCTAACTCTGAACTGGGAAAATGCGGATATAAACTGGACGTACTTGCTTCAGATTAATGGCAGTACTGTGACATTTACCCAGGACATATACCCAAAAGTGTCATATTCAGTCTCACCTCTCAAACCTGGGACACAGTATAACTTCAGTGTGATCACAGTGTTCTCTGGATTCAACAGCACAGCTTATGAAGCCTGCACAGTAACAA cCATAGACTGCGCCAGTGTGCCCTGGCATGTCACTAACTCATCGATCCATGGGATGGTTGAAGGCTTATTCTCAAATGCAACCGCCACTTATGAACAAACTCACATCAGTCCTCAAGGTAGTAATGTGTCATTTACTGGCCTCGTCCCTGGCGCAACCTATAACTTGTTCCTTGAGTACGAAACATGTTCTCAACGCTTTCCACAATGTCACCACACTGAAACAGTGC GTCCTTCAAGTGTAAGTGCTCACTGTGATTACTTGGGAGCTGGCTATTCCATCTCTGTTGTGTGGATTAAACCAAATGGTGTGTGGACTCAAGTGGAGGTCAACGTTTCTGGGCAATCTCACCCAGTACCTGCAAATGGGGAACAGAGTATTCAAATATCTGGATTCCAACCTGCCCGAACATATGAAGTAACTGTAGATACACTGTCTGGGCATGTGAGGAGTTCTGCACcatatgtttttctgtgtgataCTGATCCAAGGG GAGTAATTGCAGGATCAGTATTTGCTGTGCTGCTTTTTGCCCTGGTCTGTCTGGCTGTCTTCCTTGTGTTAAAAAGACCAGATTTAATCAG AAAAAAGTCATTCATTGGTGGGGCCAAACTGTCTAATCCAAAGAGCAA aGCTATATCTGTAGCAGAGTTTCCAAACCACTTCAACCAGTTAAGTGCGGATGACAACAGAGGATTCAGCCAAGAATATGAG AACCTTGTTCCTGTTGGCACAGAGCAGACACGGAAAGCCGCAGTTCTACCTGAAAACAAAGCGAAGAATCGTTTCAACAACGTCCTGCCAT ATGACTGGTGTCGAGTGAGGCTAAATACATCAAATCCCAATGGGACCTCTGACTACATTAATGCCAGTTACATGCCA GGctacaacagcaacagagagtACATTGCCACACAGGGTCCTCTGCCCTCCACCGTCAATGACTTCTGGAGGATGATTTGGGAACAAAGAGTGAAAGGCATCGTCATGGTAACCAACTGCATTGAAGGAGGACGG aCCAAGTGTGAACAATACTGGCCTGGAGACGGCAAGCCTTGCCATTACGGAGAGCTCTTGATCACCACCAGATCTGAGCAACAGGAGACCAACTGGACATTGAGGGAATTTAGTTTGAAACAT ACAGAAACCTCAGAAAAGCggaaagtgaaacattttcacttcacaGCCTGGCCGGACCATGGAGTCCCTCAGGGCACCAAAATCCTGATCCAGTTCAGAGAACTGGTGAGATGGCATATAGAGAGAGAAGCGGATGGAGCACCAACTGTGGTTCACTGCAG TGCTGGAGTGGGGAGGACAGGCACTATCATTGCCCTGGATGTGCTACTTCAGCAGCTAGTCAAAAAAAGGGGAGTGGGCATCAATGCTTTTGTGCACAAGATGAGACTGAGTCGACCATACATGGTGCAGACAGAG tCTCAGTACGTTTTCCTGCACCAGTGCATAATGGACAGTCTGCAGCCAGAcgagaagatggaggagaacaTATATGAGAATGCAGACATGATATATGTCAATGCCACAGCGCTCCGAGAGCTTCAGACAAATGGCTAA
- the LOC108884425 gene encoding receptor-type tyrosine-protein phosphatase H isoform X47, producing MIKPLSIKITSDHLLLCVFLCLLWGTAYSNTTSTPSATLTATGTADYSTTSSTSATLTATGTADYSTTSSTSATLTATGTADYSTTSSTSATLTAPVRKAMGTTEMTSTQSTTLMTPIPTTRSPPPNAENFQWTGQNETSITLQWKKVENILNYTLVFGEKDKNVTATAEDTVIDVVSGLTNAAKYNFTLYTVRDGVRSSGVSLTAVTAPPNAENFQRTTQNETSITLQWKKVENILNYTLVFGEKEKNVTATAEDTVIDVVSGLTSGTENNFTLYTVFGGVRSSGVKLTAVTAPPNAENFQRTTQNETSITLQWRKVRNILDYTLVFGEGEKNVTAKAEDTVIDIVSGLTSGTENNFTLYTVFGGVRSSGVSLTAVTAPSNAENFQRTTQNETSITLQWRKVRNILDYTLVFGEGEKNVTAKAEDTVIDIVSGLTSGTENNFTLYTVFGGVRSSGVKLTAVTAPSNAENFQPTGQNETSITLQWRKVRNILDYTLVFDEGEKNVTAKAEDTVIDIVSGLTSGKEYNFTLYTVFGGVRSSGVNLRAVTAPERVNMVRVTQNDSSITLRWDKVNSISTYVLLYDGNDGPVREDISALPEDITVTHVVSPLTAGKKYYFILTTVFGEVNSTKYTFEAVTVPPKVSSVDVTERSVTSLTLNWENADINWTYLLQINGSTVTFTQDIYPKVSYSVSPLKPGTQYNFSVITVFSGFNSTAYEACTVTTIDCASVPWHVTNSSIHGMVEGLFSNATATYEQTHISPQGSNVSFTGLVPGATYNLFLEYETCSQRFPQCHHTETVRPSSVSAHCDYLGAGYSISVVWIKPNGVWTQVEVNVSGQSHPVPANGEQSIQISGFQPARTYEVTVDTLSGHVRSSAPYVFLCDTDPRGVIAGSVFAVLLFALVCLAVFLVLKRPDLIRKKSFIGGAKLSNPKSKAISVAEFPNHFNQLSADDNRGFSQEYENLVPVGTEQTRKAAVLPENKAKNRFNNVLPYDWCRVRLNTSNPNGTSDYINASYMPGYNSNREYIATQGPLPSTVNDFWRMIWEQRVKGIVMVTNCIEGGRTKCEQYWPGDGKPCHYGELLITTRSEQQETNWTLREFSLKHTETSEKRKVKHFHFTAWPDHGVPQGTKILIQFRELVRWHIEREADGAPTVVHCSAGVGRTGTIIALDVLLQQLVKKRGVGINAFVHKMRLSRPYMVQTESQYVFLHQCIMDSLQPDEKMEENIYENADMIYVNATALRELQTNG from the exons ATGATCAAGCCTTTGTCTATCAAAATTACCTCAGACCacttgctgctgtgtgtcttcCTGTGTCTTCTCTgg GGTACGGCTTACTCCAACACAACATCAACACCAAGTGCAACGCTGACAGCAACC ggTACCGCTGACTACAGtacaacatcatcaacaagtGCAACGCTGACAGCAACC ggTACCGCTGACTACAGtacaacatcatcaacaagtGCAACGCTGACAGCAACC ggTACTGCTGACTACAGtacaacatcatcaacaagtGCAACGCTGACAGCACCTGTGAGAAAAGCAATGGGAACGACAGAAATGACAAGCACACAGTCAACCACTCTAATGACACCCATTCCAACAACAAGATCAC CTCCTCCTAATGCAGAGAACTTTCAATGGACTGGACAAAATGAGACCAGTATAactctgcagtggaaaaaagtggaaaacatCCTCAACTATACCCTTGTGTTTGGTGAAAAGGATAAAAACGTCACTGCAACAGCAGAGGATACAGTGATAGACGTAGTCTCAGGACTTACAAATGCAGCAAAATACAACTTCACTCTCTACACTGTGCGTGACGGTGTCAGAAGCAGTGGAGTAAGCCTCACTGCAGTCACTG CTCCTCCTAATGCAGAGAACTTTCAACGGACTACACAAAATGAGACCAGTATAactctgcagtggaaaaaagtggaaaacatCCTCAACTATACCCTTGTGTTTggtgaaaaggagaaaaacgtCACTGCAACAGCAGAGGATACAGTGATAGACGTAGTCTCAGGACTTACAAGTGGGACAGAAAACAACTTCACTCTCTACACTGTGTTTGGTGGTGTCAGAAGCAGTGGAGTAAAGCTCACTGCAGTCACTG CTCCTCCTAATGCAGAGAACTTTCAACGGACTACACAAAATGAGACCAGTATAACTCTGCAGTGGAGAAAAGTGAGGAACATCCTCGACTATACACTTGTGTTCGGTGAAGGGGAGAAAAACGTCACTGCAAAAGCAGAGGATACAGTGATAGACATAGTCTCAGGACTTACAAGTGGGACAGAAAACAACTTCACTCTCTACACTGTGTTTGGTGGTGTCAGAAGCAGTGGAGTAAGCCTCACTGCAGTCACTG CTCCTTCTAATGCAGAGAACTTTCAACGGACTACACAAAATGAGACCAGTATAACTCTGCAGTGGAGAAAAGTGAGGAACATCCTCGACTATACACTTGTGTTCGGTGAAGGGGAGAAAAACGTCACTGCAAAAGCAGAGGATACAGTGATAGACATAGTCTCAGGACTTACAAGTGGGACAGAAAACAACTTCACTCTCTACACTGTGTTTGGTGGTGTCAGAAGCAGTGGAGTAAAGCTCACTGCAGTCACTG CTCCTTCTAATGCAGAGAACTTTCAACCGACTGGACAAAATGAGACCAGTATAACTCTGCAGTGGAGAAAAGTGAGGAACATCCTCGACTATACCCTTGTGTTCGATGAAGGGGAGAAAAACGTCACTGCAAAAGCAGAGGATACAGTGATAGACATAGTCTCAGGACTCACAAGTGGGAAAGAATACAACTTCACTCTCTACACTGTGTTTGGTGGTGTCAGAAGCAGTGGAGTAAACCTCAGGGCAGTCACTG CTCCTGAGAGGGTTAACATGGTGAGagtgacacaaaatgacagCAGTATAACTCTGAGGTGGGACAAGGTTAACAGCATCTCAACATATGTCCTACTATATGATGGCAATGATGGTCCGGTACGGGAGGATATCAGCGCGCTTCCTGAAGACATAACTGTTACACATGTCGTCTCTCCGCTTACTGCTGGAAAAAAATACTATTTCATTCTCACCACTGTGTTTGGGGAAGTCAACAGCACTAAATACACATTTGAAGCTGTGACAG TTCCACCAAAGGTGTCTTCGGTTGATGTGACTGAACGCTCTGTGACCAGTCTAACTCTGAACTGGGAAAATGCGGATATAAACTGGACGTACTTGCTTCAGATTAATGGCAGTACTGTGACATTTACCCAGGACATATACCCAAAAGTGTCATATTCAGTCTCACCTCTCAAACCTGGGACACAGTATAACTTCAGTGTGATCACAGTGTTCTCTGGATTCAACAGCACAGCTTATGAAGCCTGCACAGTAACAA cCATAGACTGCGCCAGTGTGCCCTGGCATGTCACTAACTCATCGATCCATGGGATGGTTGAAGGCTTATTCTCAAATGCAACCGCCACTTATGAACAAACTCACATCAGTCCTCAAGGTAGTAATGTGTCATTTACTGGCCTCGTCCCTGGCGCAACCTATAACTTGTTCCTTGAGTACGAAACATGTTCTCAACGCTTTCCACAATGTCACCACACTGAAACAGTGC GTCCTTCAAGTGTAAGTGCTCACTGTGATTACTTGGGAGCTGGCTATTCCATCTCTGTTGTGTGGATTAAACCAAATGGTGTGTGGACTCAAGTGGAGGTCAACGTTTCTGGGCAATCTCACCCAGTACCTGCAAATGGGGAACAGAGTATTCAAATATCTGGATTCCAACCTGCCCGAACATATGAAGTAACTGTAGATACACTGTCTGGGCATGTGAGGAGTTCTGCACcatatgtttttctgtgtgataCTGATCCAAGGG GAGTAATTGCAGGATCAGTATTTGCTGTGCTGCTTTTTGCCCTGGTCTGTCTGGCTGTCTTCCTTGTGTTAAAAAGACCAGATTTAATCAG AAAAAAGTCATTCATTGGTGGGGCCAAACTGTCTAATCCAAAGAGCAA aGCTATATCTGTAGCAGAGTTTCCAAACCACTTCAACCAGTTAAGTGCGGATGACAACAGAGGATTCAGCCAAGAATATGAG AACCTTGTTCCTGTTGGCACAGAGCAGACACGGAAAGCCGCAGTTCTACCTGAAAACAAAGCGAAGAATCGTTTCAACAACGTCCTGCCAT ATGACTGGTGTCGAGTGAGGCTAAATACATCAAATCCCAATGGGACCTCTGACTACATTAATGCCAGTTACATGCCA GGctacaacagcaacagagagtACATTGCCACACAGGGTCCTCTGCCCTCCACCGTCAATGACTTCTGGAGGATGATTTGGGAACAAAGAGTGAAAGGCATCGTCATGGTAACCAACTGCATTGAAGGAGGACGG aCCAAGTGTGAACAATACTGGCCTGGAGACGGCAAGCCTTGCCATTACGGAGAGCTCTTGATCACCACCAGATCTGAGCAACAGGAGACCAACTGGACATTGAGGGAATTTAGTTTGAAACAT ACAGAAACCTCAGAAAAGCggaaagtgaaacattttcacttcacaGCCTGGCCGGACCATGGAGTCCCTCAGGGCACCAAAATCCTGATCCAGTTCAGAGAACTGGTGAGATGGCATATAGAGAGAGAAGCGGATGGAGCACCAACTGTGGTTCACTGCAG TGCTGGAGTGGGGAGGACAGGCACTATCATTGCCCTGGATGTGCTACTTCAGCAGCTAGTCAAAAAAAGGGGAGTGGGCATCAATGCTTTTGTGCACAAGATGAGACTGAGTCGACCATACATGGTGCAGACAGAG tCTCAGTACGTTTTCCTGCACCAGTGCATAATGGACAGTCTGCAGCCAGAcgagaagatggaggagaacaTATATGAGAATGCAGACATGATATATGTCAATGCCACAGCGCTCCGAGAGCTTCAGACAAATGGCTAA